TCCTGCCCtagtgttctgtctgtctccattgGTGTGTGTTCTAgtcccggtctctctctctctctctctctctctctttctctctctctctctctctctctctctctctctctctctctctctctctctctcttttatacatatatatatatatatgtgttttccTTTTGTCAGTCCTTGTTGGTCATTGTTTCTATGTCTATGTGACAATCCGTGCTGGGTTCTGGTTTTGAATTAAGCTACGTCATGATTCTTGTTATCCTGCCTTTGTCTCTTGCTCTTGGGTCCACTTCCTACACACTCACGTGGCAATGTCCGTGTGTACGTTTTAAAACCAGTTTTACCTTACAAACTGTTTATGTGGAGCACATTGAGTCTGCTTCATGTATGAATTATGTAAATAAAGTTGCcttactttttttgtttttgtttctttgctCATCTTATGGTAGGAAGTGTCTCCAGAAGAAACAAAACGGAAGACATTTACGTAACAGTGAAACATTTAAACCCTGATAAGACTGCCCACAATACAACTTGAGTTCAGTGGAAAAACaagctgtttttgtttttcataaCAGCAAACCAGAGAAAATCAGCAGAAATTGtaaccccacacacaaacatcaccgCATACACTCACATAATCATGCCACAAGCGCTGGATTATGCAAATCCTGGTCAAATTTGCCAGTCAGCCAATCATGCAAATAAAGATCTTGATTGTCTTGACAGTTaagggaaaaaaacaaagaaagacTCAAGTAACCTAAACACGACACCTTCAGTCAGAGACAGCTATCACAATTGGCACCTCAATTTACGTAACTGACAGTTTATATTCACTTGCAGAAACCCAATGAGGTGAATATAACTTTCATAATGAGATTTGATACTTAGGTAAATGAGTTCACTCTTAAAATAAATCTCTACCGTGTCTTGATCTGTGTAGTTTGGCGTCCCACAGTGAAGCCATAATAGAATAACGATGTACCTTCTCTCTACAGACTTGGCATACCTTGACACAATATCTGAGAAAAACGTTTCTTTGTCAAATATTGTCAATGCCTCCAGGCATATACATACTTAAGCAGCCATTTTCTCTTTTTGAACAGAAGTcttctttttcctcctcctctctttttgcATTCCTCTTCGCTCTCGTCCTTGACAAAAAGTCTAATGAGGTAAGGTGTGGGTGTTTCTTtgagtttttgttttttcactcactcactcactcactcactcactcactcactcactcactcactcactcacccactcattcactcacactcactcacttattcactcactcacccaccctCTGCACGACTATCGAAGGCTGTCCACTTTTAAGAAGCGTTCCTTAACCTCATCAGCACATACAAGCCTTGTCGGTGATATCATCTCTATGGAAACGCAGCAAGGTGGTAGAAGCAGGAGTGGGCCCACACTTGCtggctagctgtgtgtgtgtgtgtgtgtgtgtttgtgtgtgagagtgtgtgtgtgggggggataaCAGCAATAGCTGGACTAGCATTATCATACCTCCCCCAGAGTTTGTAAATGTGAAATGGCTAGGAGGTGATGGGAAGGAAGGcagtgaaggagaaagagaaggaggaagggagagagagagggaggaaagaagagatgtggaaagagagggagggatgaagaaagaagagatgtggaaagagagggagggatgaagaaagagagcgaggtagaaagagagggagggatgaagaaaaAGAgcgaggtagaaagagagggagggatggggggaatcCACAAAGCAGATGTTGGACCCACAGGTGAGAGCCAGCACGAGACCCCCGATCTGACACCGACTACtgtaccacagacacacacaaacacacacacacacacacacacacactaacatgaacacacaagcacatccacAGCCACACTTGTGAGTGACAGCGGGAGCCTGGGGTCGATGTACATGTagcaggaggatgagagaggactGGGGTATGTGATAAATATTTGAAGCTTAGCCAAGTAAATCTGAAACCATCAATCACACTGTAGGCCAtgctggcatgtgtgtgtgtatacatatttGTATGATCTTTGATGATTGTGAATACCGGGTGTAAGTgacatgtgtctttgtgtgtgtttggtgtgtgtaggaatgtgtatgtaagtgtgtgtttgatgtgctTAACACCACTGTGAAATTGGCACGGTTAAATCAATAACATAATGCAGCAATAACATATTTCTTGAATAAGAAATTGTCAGAAATTAATCTTAAAGTATTGCACAGAGTCGGTGAAGTGAAGGAAGTTTATTACTTGCGCTTATGAAGCAAGGAGACAAATCAGATTGCCGTACAAAGTTGTTTGTCGACCAGTCTCCTTGCAACACCATTAAAACAACACAGTTCTCCatagtcattggtccatccacAGGTCATATGTCTATGGCTGCACACAGATACATTTTTGGGCGATTGTCTAAATCTTTCTGCTCTAACCTTTTTCAAAAACATTTCTCTGACTCTGTTCTTCAGATTAAATATGCAAAAATATACAACAAAGTATAATATTATAAATAAAAAGAAACCTCAGGCACATTCCGAAATGTACTTTCTTTCAGATTCAGCATGTCATGATAAATCTATTTCATTTGATCCCACATCTCAACGCACAACTCTCCCAACAGCACTGAGAGCACCTTTGAAAGGTACAGGCAGCActaggtcaaaggtcaaccaaACTCACCACAACAGTGTCAAGAGTGCCTCAGCTAAGTGCCATCGAATGCAAaagaatgtgtgggtgtgtgattgtGCATTGTAGAGTGCCACGGTACACTCTACAATCTCAGAAAAAGAGAACTATTTGTTACTGTGAAAAAAAGGTTTCTGAAAGCGGATAGACCATTTTCGAGGTCAGACATTTTGCTTGGTtctgaaaaaaaacaatttctccAATCCAAACCCTGTAAATCTTCCATCCTAAAAGAACAATAAGCTGAAACATTTCATAGTGCTCATGCATTTCTAAGGCTAAATGTACACTAATAGGGATACAtttaaaaactaaactaaaacgCTCTCTTTCCACACCAGCGTTTTCAAGTGTTTTCCAAAAGTTGCTCATCCGCACTGAAACGTCTGAAAACGCTTTTGTCTCTGTACTGCGCATGAGTAAAACTGAAGACGCTTCGACATGCGTAATTTCCGTCAGGCGTTTACTGTAACGCAATTAAACTTGAGAGTAGCCCAAAAAACTGCGATACAACATTGTCCACCATCTTCTTTTGGACTGAGTGGGTCACATGACAGCGTCTGATGACTGTAAATGGCAAGACCACACTACAACGCGAAAACTGCCTTTTCAAATTCATCCACTTTGGAATGCGATTTTAAAAAAGCTCAACTTTCAATAATAAAAacggccttctgtcctctcagTAAGGGCCAATCTTAAAAACCATTCTTGAAACACAGCGGACCAAGGATATTCATTTGGGAACACATGCTGTACCTAGACGACAAAAAAACTTCCAAACAAATGTTGAGGGGGGTTATATATTTCTAGaatcctttttctttctcttagtTTCTCtgcatctttctctcttctccctcctctcctccctctttctcctttcctccatctaTAAAGACCCTTTCATGGCGTCTGGGCTGTAAGGAGCTGGGTAGAGCGTAATGAGGAGTCCTTGTAGCCACACAAGGAACGGTGTGTTTGATAACAGATCCTTAGAGTACCAACCTGAGTTGAATATTCAATTAATCACAGGTGAactgtacacacccacacatgccaACAAGCAGCCACCCACGCAGGCTGGCGCgcacaaccacacacccacacggtGGTATTGAGACCCTAGGTAAATGGTTTGTAATGAGAGATAAGATCCAGACTCCACAACTCAATGGTTctcaaattacattttaaagtcAGATGAGGCCTTTTCAGATAGCTGACAAATGATGTGTCTTCCTGTTAACTGGTGACGAGCAGGATGCCGAAGGAATCCCTGCTTCCCTcttagtctctctttctctctccctctctttccctctctctctctttccctctctctctctgtctgtctctgtctctgtgtctctctctctctttctctctctctctctctctctctctctctctctctctctcgtagtTTGGAGCAGACCAAAACAATCAAAACTGATCACCCTATTATACGTGTTACCACACCTGTCAGGACTGATTTCTAATTAGTGTTTGATTATATCAACATTTAATAATGAGACAACCAGTTCCATCAATAATTATTATTCTATTTTTGAAGACTTTTAAGCTTTTGAATGTATTTGGGGGCTGAGTAGAAGCAGGGCtgtgtttgatttgtttgttttgccGACAAAAATTAATTAAAAGAAATGTAGACAAACCCATTGATGCAGATAATCGTGATAGCAATAATGTAATCACAATTATGTTTAGAAAAGCTATTGTAATTTCTTATGTAAATTACGTGATTTACATAACTGCTCTCACAAACATATCTCTGTATTATTGTCACCATCATACTCACCAAAAAGGGTGAACTCCAGAATGTTGAGCAAATAGGTTTAATGCCACGgatagagaaagtgagaaattAATGATTATGTATATAGATTAATGTTGTAAAAGGGGAGTAaaaaaggatgagagagagagccagcaaGCCAAGCTGAAGCCCCTCACCTCTGCCCCGCTTCACACCTGACTGCGTCATCCCCACTCACTGTTAATCTGGAGGTCTGAGGAATGTCAATCCCTCAATTTTACACCGTAAAGTTCCTTCCCCTaaaccccccctctccagctgaGGATGTTGTCAAGGCAACAGCCGCCTGATGATGTATGAAATCTTGAAGGGAGAGGTGGGTTGTAATGAGGTGGGTTCTTGTACATCTCAAGAATTGTACTTGATACAAATCAAAGCATGCTAACCTGCACTGTTCTTCCTCAACTCTCAAGAGCtgaacactcactcactcactcgcaaCACAACCCAGTCAGACCTCCACCAGTGTGCCATCCTATCTAAGAGCCTTGGTCTAAATGTCACTGCGTAATGTGCTCCTAAAATAGGCTTCCAGTGTCCAGCCTCtatccagaaaaaaacacaccatGGCACAACAGCCAGAGACtacaacacaccacacagagcCCATCAAACAtgcatggctgtgtgtgacctcagagagacagccagtgGCCTGTGCCCCCATCCCCTTTCCCCACCTCCTTCCCACCTCcttcccatctcctcccctcctcctccccacctcccctccgtCAACTTCAGTTAATTAGAGTGAATTATTCATTCAGGCCTTTGTACCTGTTAAGTGTTTTCCCTTCCTGTGTGTTGCACTCTCAcagtgcaacacacacacacacacaccactctgagATACAGAAGGTTGCTCTTGCCTTTCAATCTGTTCTCAGGTCAGGGTGAAGCATATCACTCTGCTAATATGGTATATAATATAGTAATTAGCTTCGTCAAACAgccactgtgtgtgcatgtgtgtgtgagggagagagagcctctGACTAGAGAAGCAGCCATTACGATGAGACTGAATTCCAAAAATGATCTAATTAACATTCTACAATTTCATATTCCCAGACTCACCGATTTAAGGAAGTCAAAGACAACAAATGAATTCCAGAACGTGATACGAATACATTTGTTCTttttcactctcttcctcttgaGGCTGGTGATGGGTTGatcagagggatggaggaaagaaGGATAAACTAAAAAACTTGACTACATGTCTTTAATTTCTTATACATGAAAAGATTGTTTTGAATGCCCATTTTGGATGAAACATTGGTCACTTTAATTACTTCTTCTTCAGAACCACATTCACACGCTTCCCCGAACAGACATGAAGAACTCTGTAGACTCTCCTTGACACTATTGGTTGAAGATATACTGAAGAATATTCACATGGTGGAATGGATGGAACCAAAACAATTGTTTTATGTAATTGTCAGAGGGCTCTAGAACCTGTTCTGGTACTAGTTAGCATCATTCTTCCAGGACTAAAGGGTGCTCCTCCTCCAGTTCCTTCTTGTCTGACTTTCACTGGTTTTGATCCTCAAAGGCTGACTACTTTACTTCTCTAATAAACAAACCATCAGCATTCACTGAATCCTTCTTCCAATAACTCCATCTTtctttccacccctccctccatacctccctcTCATACTGTAGTCTGTGCCTTTTATGTAACTGACATGTTTTGCTattaagaagagagagagagagcaagaaagagagagtgacagagagaaagaaagataaaaagagagagagaacaaaaccaGGCAGCACTAAGTGATCACAGTGCACCAGCAGAGATTTGACCCATATAGCCCACTGCTTGTTTAATCAACCTACTGGCAAAGCAACAGAGGgacaggaaaaagagagagggagagacagagagaaaatataGATTTAAAAGTGTATTTTCCATTGTTTGGGAACATGTTCACAGACGGGGTCTTGAAATATCCTGTAACAACAATTTAACAACACTAAATTTGTGCTAACTGTTTTCAGTAATCAATAAACATATTAAGTAGGAAGACTACAAAGTGGAAGTGGGTATTGTCAAGCTAGAAAGTTACATGGGGCTGATGTCAAAGGGGCGGTTAATGCcaactggggggtgggggatgtaTGCTAGCTGGATTGTGTATGCAGGATGCACATCATATTTTTTCACTTCTTTAAACTGAAATCATATTAATAAAGTAACTTGATATACACTTACGGTTGAGATCAAGAAAAGGCTACCACAAGTGTACCAAACTTAGTATGACAGCAGAAGACACACTGCTTTGTGTCGGTGAGTCAGATATGCAATAATGTGTCACAATTCTCTTGGTAACCATAGACACAGAACGCCACCAGGCTATGTCAGTCATTTATTTGTTGGCAAACAACTTTCACTGTTACAACAAATATTAGTTATGAGATCATTCAACTTGGAACCCATACAAAAAGAATAAATAATAATTCTGAATAATTGTAGTAATAATAGTAATCATAATCATGATCATAATAATTAATAAAAAAGTATTACCTGTCAGTGCGCTTTCATCGTCTCTATATTACTTTCTACCAAGTCTTTCTCTATTTTTGTTGGTTTTTCTCTCTAACCCCCCAGAAAACGGATAAATAAATgatttctctctgtgtgacggGGGGACGTGGTTGAATACACATCAGTCTCTCAAGGATATCTTCCCCTGAAAGAAGTAAACATTGGCTTCTCACATTGGTCTGGGTTGAGTTTAATCGTATCTACATCCACACTGGTGTTACTGTGGCATTGTCCATGTATGGGTGGGGGAGACAATATTTGGATATTTCCTTTATCAAACTCTTTAAAGGTGGAAGTATTGTTGGATTGTGTTTATCTGCATCTGTGCTCTGTACCAGCAGGTTTGGAGCAAGGCCCTTGTGATCCTGCAGATTATAATCCCTCTTCAGAACGATAGCTGGCAATGGAGGGTTATGCTGCCAAATGTAAGAAAAATGCTCAACAGCTTCTCATTGTTCGATTGACTTCCTCTCTTTGCCAGCAGACATGTGTCACATGACAGGATGTATTATGTTCAACCTCCAATCGGGCCTCCACTTCCTTAACGGAAAAAATCGACCCTTCTATTTTGACATCCAAAAGCAGAATCCTAGCCATTACTTTGCCAAACAGTAGTATCATTTAACCTGGTTGAAATCTACAAAgtggtaaaaaatatatatatagttacAATTGGTTTTCAAAATATAGGTGATAGTAATGTTGCTATAACAACATCCTATAACAACCAGAatgacgtgtgtttgtgtgtctgtgtgcaatgTTGCTCTGTTTTTGCTGAAAGTCTAAAAAGACAGGTTGTTTTAAACTGGTGCACCATGAGAGTAGTTATAGGTAACCCAGTGAACTGAACTAATCCATATTATCTTTACCAGTACAGTTCCATAAAAACgaaaaacaaataataaaacgCATACTCAGTCATATGCTCGTATCTGTAATCTGTACAATACATAGAAATTGTGTGATTACTTTATGATCCTCAAATAACAGACCTTTGTTACAGAAGATAAAATAACCCAAAAATTCTAATAatccaaatgtttgttttcgATCCACAGTCCTTGGGTCTGTCTCAATGTAACAGAGGGAGAAGTCAGTCCACCTCGTGGGGATGTTACTGGAGCCAAGGTGATGTGGCTGTATTTACAGATCTCCTCAGcagacacaaagagagggaATACGCTCAACTAATAATCCACATTttagaagagtgtgtgtgggtgagaatCTATGATACATATACCCCACTTGATTGGCAGGTAGTAGGATTGGCCGGTTCAGTTAAGGAAGTCTCGGGTGCATGAGGGACACTGCCTCCCGTTTGCCTCCTGTTTGACCCTCTGGTAAGGAAGGAAACATCCCTGTTGAAGTCTTTCATAGTGAGGCACACAGAACTCCATAGTCCAGAGGTTTGGCCTGGGTTCAGATAGTGGGGACTAAGCTACGATCTGCTTGAATTCCATACTAGGGTTTACAGGATTATAGTCCACAGTTCAAGGGCTGGGTAGCAAGAGGTGTACAACTACAGAGCCCTTCTCTTTCCATCCTTACCTGATTCCTTCCCTGTTATGCGAcacatatatatctatatatagttCCATTTCCCAATGATATTAACAAATATGCTCCTTGGACCAATTACTCTAGGCTTGTCCAATCACATCTACCTGACCGGAAACCGTCCTAACCCTGTCCTATGATATTTCAGCATTTCAAAAAGGCAAGGGCCAAGGCACTGTGTAGTTAATGCCTATATTATCATGGCACATTCTGTAGAACAGAAAACTACAAAGCTCAACTTTTTGTTCTACTGAACAATGTCTTAACAGTAAAGACATCTGAACTCCATATAGAGCCCCTTGGTCCTTGCGTTTCTGAGGGCCAATGATGCCGTTCACACAAGAGACACACTTCCAGTCTACAAACATCTCCTACCTAACCCTGGCAAAGCTTCCCTTCATTCCCTTGTTCCAAAAGATCCTTCACTATCCTTCACAAGGTCATCATCAAGGGACTATCTGGTGTATTAGTCATTTTAGGTCATCCCAAACTGTCAGTCAACAATGAAGGACCACTATATGGGGAAGTTGGgtatgagggtgggggtggccGCCAGTTGGGGGTCTTCTGATTGGTCTATAGGCTGGTGACCAAGTGGGAGGGGTCCACGGGGGGCTCCTCGGGCGACGAATCGGAATCCTCCTTGTTTGGGGGCACCATGTAGCCGTCGCTGCCCCCTCGGCCCATCTGGTAGTAGCTGTGGAGCTCGTGGAGGTGGTTGCGTGAGCCGAGGTTGGGCATGCTCTTGTAGTAGACGTCGTCCAGCTCGGGCGCCGTGGCACTCTTGCACGGCTGCAGCTCTGTGGAGCCCTCGCCGTCGGCGTCCGCCAGGCCGTTCACCTGACATTGGCCGTCCGGCGGGTCCGTTAACACCGGCATGCTGGTGTAGAGGGAGTCCCTGTGATTGGGTGAGTGGTTCTCTGTGTGCTCGTTGGTCAGCAGGGGGAAGAAGCTCTCGCTGGTCTCCTGGGGGATGCGGCGGGGGCGGGAGAAGCTGTGGGGGCCGTGGCTGTCGGGGggcgggggcctggggggcaggaggggggcgtTGGACTCCTCCCTGATGATGTCAAGGACCAGATTCTCCTCGTGGGGGAACGCCGCCGGGTTGTCCAGCACCATAGGGCTGTCGTCTTGGACCCCGCCCACACCGACGCTGACCCCGCCCACACCGACCCCGCCACCGCCAACGGCGCCGCTGTTGCCCACGCCGTTGCCGACGTTGTTGTTGACCAGCTTGTTCATCAGGTTGTGGTTGCGTTCGGTGGTGGAGCGCTCGTGGTTATTCATGTAGGACGGGATGTAGTTGGACGTCAACTCCTTCAGGATCTTCTTCTCCAGAGTGGTTTCCTTGTGGTTACCGTGGGTACCGTAGCCACCGCGGTCCAAGATCTGGACGCAGTCGCTCAGGTACTCGCTGCTCGCCATGCTGTAGTTGTTGCCGTGGTTACCGTTGAGCGGGAGCGTATCCATAACGCTGGAGTCCCTGGCGTTGTTCAGCATTCCCTCTGAATGATGACAACAAAGCAAAATGATCAGCAATGTCCAGTGCCAATTGCAAAGTAATATTATGCTGCAAAGTACAGAAAAGTGTTGTCCGTTAGCATagtggtgtggtgttgtagttgggTAGGGTGAGTAGACTCGTACTTGTGTCTCTATAGGAGGCTATGGGACagcatgaaggagaggagagagaaacacacagtgagcatacacagaaaacacacagatacaggtcAACAGGATGAACCAGAGTTATTGCCAGGCTGCCATTGTAAATAAGAATGTTTGTGATTTGTTGGAGAATGACTttcatggtaaaaaaaagtttaatgaaaacataatatatatattcctTTTCATATACAGATACTGTAAATTCCTCAtcctttgtagtgtactttggGCTATAGTGCTCATAACTAAGCTTAGTTATTTCAATTATGATATAACTACCCTCTTCTAAACTCACcacaaataaatacagtatgttctaaactTAGACAGATACACAACACAACAGGTACCACACAGAAAAAGCTGAATGAAACAACAGGAAGCACATAAAACTGAGAAATGCAAAAAATCATAAAAACCTCGAAGATTCATGTCTCCCAGGAGGTCTCCAAAAGATTTAGATGAATCTGCTTCTTATAAGACTAACAATAAAATACTTTGTAACTGTACTTTTTTATGCACTGTTAAAGTCTTTATACACTCCTCTCCAGCAAATCGGGAATGACCAATTGTTGGCTTGCATGAGCTGCAAATCCCGATATCTTTGGTTGCCTCACCTGGGAGCCATTACAGTACATCAAACATGCAGACAGAAGCATAATGGGTGGCGGCCATTTTAAAACCTACAAACCATGCACAGTTAAGCCCTGTAAAACACCCCCCAAAGAAGGGAATACAAATGCCTAAAAACGAaaaaaccttttcttcttaGAATGCTCTTTAAAACACTAGAAGGTTCTAGAAGCGTGAGTCACACCTTGCGTGCTGTACATGCCCACCGCAGGGTTGTTATAGACTGCAGAGTCGCCCAGCAGAGTGTTATAGGGATTGTTAGAACCATGGGGACGAAGGAGAGCATTAGTTATAAGATGATTAGCCATGGCCCCtggtgcagggagagagacaggggcggagggatagagggaaggaaagagtgaGGACATTAGGAAGGGAAGGTAGGTGTgtggcagacagagagaaatagagagggggagagagagagggagaggaagaaatagAGAATGGgacaaggaaagagaggaaggagggattcaggcaaaggcagagagaaatagagaaggggaaagagcattgaagcgagggagagagacagagatggggataCAGGCAGAGGGAGCGAGAAAAAGAGGGTGgcgaagagaaagagataataAGGAtgaagagagtgtgtgagagcaaaggggaaggagagagagaagacatgtAAATCAAACAAGCTCAGTCTTATAGCGAAAAAGCCTGACACTCATTCCTGCAGCCACAGcacacaggcagagacagagagacagagaaaaagagagagagacaggtacagAACAATACAATACATTTGAACATAACTACAGGGTCCCCTTTACAGAAGGCAACAAGGAGACAAATATGTTCCTTGTGCTTTTCTGCTCCTTGGGTAAAAGACAGACCACATTTAGACTTTACACACAGTaccaggagagagggtgagtgaaCTGTACTTCCCTTCAGCCATGTTGGACATCTTGCTCTACAAAGGGAACCTGCTGCCCCTGAACATTAGCATTATCCACACTGCTTTCTCTGGGCCCAATTTGGCTGCACACTCACCAGAAAACCCACTCATCGCCCACGCGAGCACCTCAATTCTTTTCGATGTCAACGTAATAATCCCACTGAACAGTGTTTGAAATGTTGGTTTGTTTGGCTGCCGCAACAGAAAGAGCAGCTCAGTTCAGAGCGAGCTGGAAGTGAGGACAGGCAGGGGGAATTCAGGGATCTGAATAGAACAGAGCAGTCGCAGGCTGCCGTCTGGGATCTGAAATGAGCTTTGGTGTCATTTGGCGGCGTGTCTTATGGAAAGAGTGCAATCGGACCACCTCCATGGGCCCATTTAAAACATCACAGAGCTGATGTCTCCCTGTAGGAGTTTGAACTAGCTCTTAACTGCTACCATTAGAGTGTGTGGGAATGACAGAtgcggagagagagatagggagagaaagacagagagagagatagagagttatatatagagagagagacagatagagagagagatacagacagatagagagaaaaagtgtTTGGCCTGCCCAGCTAAGTGTGTGATCACTCagatctctgtcacacacagtgtgtgcatTAGTATCAATCTGTCATACTAACGGCTTATTAGTGTCGGGGACCACACCTAG
The Hypomesus transpacificus isolate Combined female chromosome 22, fHypTra1, whole genome shotgun sequence genome window above contains:
- the adgrl3.1 gene encoding adhesion G protein-coupled receptor L3, encoding PPSPSVSPSPLPRTVAPSLHRCWLRLDTYFIWSFIGPATLIIMLNVIFLGIALYKMFHHTAILKPDSGCLDNIKSWVIGAIALLCLLGLTWAFGLMYINESTVIMAYLFTIFNSLQGMFIFIFHCILQKKVRKEYGKCLRTHCCSGKSVETSMSSSSKATTSRVPGRYSTGSQVSLPACAAGRYSTADSQSRIRRMWNDTVRKQESSFITGGDITSSATLNREGMLNNARDSSVMDTLPLNGNHGNNYSMASSEYLSDCVQILDRGGYGTHGNHKETTLEKKILKELTSNYIPSYMNNHERSTTERNHNLMNKLVNNNVGNGVGNSGAVGGGGVGVGGVSVGVGGVQDDSPMVLDNPAAFPHEENLVLDIIREESNAPLLPPRPPPPDSHGPHSFSRPRRIPQETSESFFPLLTNEHTENHSPNHRDSLYTSMPVLTDPPDGQCQVNGLADADGEGSTELQPCKSATAPELDDVYYKSMPNLGSRNHLHELHSYYQMGRGGSDGYMVPPNKEDSDSSPEEPPVDPSHLVTSL